A single region of the Papilio machaon chromosome 13, ilPapMach1.1, whole genome shotgun sequence genome encodes:
- the LOC106719305 gene encoding probable ATP-dependent RNA helicase DDX47 — MTEDSENSDHASEHSTEETDEQGDNVTSENKDEKEETVTFKDLGVVDVLCEACQELKWKNPSKIQKEAIPVALQGKDIIGLAETGSGKTGAFALPILQALLENPQRYFALILTPTRELAFQISEQFEALGASIGVKCAVIVGGMDMVAQALMLSKKPHIIIATPGRLVDHLENTKGFNLKALKFLVMDEADRILNMDFEVEVDKILRVIPRERRTYLFSATMTKKVQKLQRASLRDPVKVEVSTKYQTVDKLQQYYLFIPLKYKDVYLVHIINELSGNSFIVFVSTCAGALRAALLMRALGVAAVPLHGQMSQQRRLAALAKFKTKARSVLICTDVASRGLDIPHVDVVINLDIPLHSKDYIHRVGRTARAGRAGKAITFVSQYDVELYQRIEQLIGKQLPLYPTEESEVMVLQERVAEAQRLTKIEMKELEDKKSQKGKKRGAESDDDTEEAAGVRRRMRGHKHGRGGKRKR, encoded by the exons ATGACCGAAGACAGTGAAAATAGTGATCATGCTAGTGAGCATTCAACAGAAGAAACGGACGAACAAGGAGATAATGTTACAAGTGAAAACAAAGACGAGAAAGAAGAAACTGTAACGTTTAAAGATCTG ggTGTTGTTGATGTGCTTTGTGAGGCTTGTCAAGAATTGAAATGGAAAAATCCATCAAAGATTCAAAAAGAGGCAATACCTGTTGCTTTACAAGGAAAAGATATAATTGGTCTTGCAGAGACTGGGTCTGGTAAAACTGGTGCGTTTGCACTGCCAATATTACAAGCACTGTTGGAAAATCCGCAGAGATATTTTGCACTGATTCTGACACCCACAAGAGAGTTAGCATTCCAGATATCTGAACAGTTTGAGGCACTCG GAGCAAGTATTGGTGTGAAATGTGCTGTCATTGTGGGAGGTATGGACATGGTTGCGCAGGCTCTGATGCTCTCCAAGAAGCCACACATAATTATAGCAACACCGGGACGTCTGGTTGACCATTTAGAGAACACTaaaggatttaatttaaaggcaCTTAAATTTTTG GTTATGGATGAAGCTGACCGTATATTAAACATGGACTTTGAAGTAGAGGTGGATAAGATCTTGCGTGTGATCCCTCGTGAGAGACGCACCTACCTATTCTCGGCAACAATGACTAAAAAGGTGCAAAAACTGCAACGTGCATCACTAAGAGACCCTGTCAAAGTGGAAGTGTCCACTAAATATCAGACTGTGGATAAATTGCAGCAGTACTATCTCTTTATACCTTTGAAGTATAag GACGTATACCTCGTGCACATTATCAACGAGTTATCGGGCAATTCTTTCATTGTGTTCGTGTCGACATGCGCGGGCGCACTGCGGGCGGCGCTGTTGATGCGCGCTCTGGGCGTGGCTGCAGTACCGCTGCACGGTCAGATGTCACAGCAGCGCCGTCTCGCCGCGCTCGCCAAGTTTAAGACTAAAGCGCGCTCCGTACTTATTTGTACTGATGTTGCTTCCAG AGGTCTGGACATTCCGCACGTAGATGTGGTGATTAACCTGGACATCCCGCTGCACAGCAAGGACTATATTCACCGTGTTGGACGCACTGCTCGCGCCGGTCGTGCGGGAAAAGCCATCACCTTCGTCTCACAG TACGATGTGGAGCTGTACCAGCGAATAGAGCAGCTGATCGGCAAGCAGCTACCGCTTTACCCAACTGAGGAGAGCGAGGTGATGGTGCTGCAGGAGAGGGTCGCTGAGGCGCAGCGGCTTACCAAGATC GAGATGAAGGAATTAGAAGACAAGAAGAGTCAGAAGGGGAAGAAGCGCGGCGCGGAGTCTGACGACGACACCGAGGAGGCGGCGGGCGTGCGCCGGCGCATGCGCGGACACAAACACGGGCGCGGCGGCAAACGGAAACGATGA
- the LOC106719320 gene encoding PHD finger-like domain-containing protein 5A, protein MAKHHPDLIFCRKQPGVAIGRLCEKCDGKCVICDSYVRPCTLVRICDECNYGSYQGRCVICGGPGVSDAYYCKECTIQEKDRDGCPKIVNLGSSKTDLFYERKKYGFRKH, encoded by the exons ATGGCTAAGCATCATCCAGATCTTATTTTTTGTAGAAAGCAACCTGGAGTCG CTATAGGTCGTTTATGTGAAAAATGCGACGGCAAATGCGTTATTTGCGACTCCTATGTGCGTCCTTGCACACTGGTTCGTATTTGTGACGAATGCAACTACGGTTCATATCAGGGGCGGTGTGTTATTTGCGGAGGTCCCGGCGTCTCCGACGCCTACTACTGCAAAGAGTGTACGATACAAGAAAAAGAC AGGGATGGTTGTCCAAAGATTGTAAACTTGGGCAGTTCAAAGACTGATCTgttttatgaaagaaaaaaatatgggtTCCGGAAACATTAG
- the LOC106719290 gene encoding kinesin-like protein KIF12: protein MSLKDLQMFQPLNREKVYNRLVTPLKAPPSALSRHISKSAETLVATTRCGKEIKSRKARSTEQPGSGGLPPLAHNWPDDLSLRSRSRNGSGSSRAGSVDRSTRGSTTTLNSDEDNINVVVRVRPVSDQERSHGEREVLEFPGKGQVICPGTAPGQKHKVFSYNVVFEPAASQEDVLEYSGVKRLLEMAVEGFSCTAFCYGQTGSGKTHTLTGPPGLVERGASPFSPDHGLVVRSFVYLFQLIRDRPDCHFVLKASFLEIYNEKVIDLLNPGTAKKPLQVRWSKESRSFYVENLFTVDCEELDDLFAVLEEGTRNRAVGSHSMNAHSSRSHTVLSVRVRRDVRSERDVTCSTHGKINFVDLAGSEMTKRTHSTGKTLEEANNINRSLMVLGYCIAQLSDGRKKGHIPYRDSKLTKLLADSLAGNGVTLMIACIAPTRANLSESVNTLRYAARAKKIKSKPIVKIDARDALILSLKREVELLQAENQHLRTALHVHIDYNVDPLDERDMTPRIESNQLHQLGQSELVRLVQLHMAESAALRRENRDLFAARDLLLRDHELVTRENERLLKKLEDVNSVCIRSPIIPARPTYSETSTKEPDVWTNPSVSSANSNKGRDKFKT from the exons ATGTCGTTAAAAGATCTACAAATGTTCCAACCATTGAATCGTGAGAAGGTGTACAACCGACTTGTGACGCCGCTCAAAGCTCCACCGTCTGCTTTGTCCAGGCATATTTCTAAATCAGCAGAGACTTTAGTAGCTACTACAAGATGTG GCAAAGAGATCAAGAGTCGCAAAGCTCGGAGCACCGAGCAGCCTGGGTCAGGCGGTCTGCCGCCGCTGGCACATAACTGGCCCGATGACCTCAGCCTTAGGAGCAGATCTAGGAATGGAAG CGGCAGCAGCCGTGCGGGTAGCGTGGACCGCAGCACGCGCGGCTCTACCACCACGCTCAATTCCGACGAAGACAACATCAACGTTGTCGTCAG agtgaGACCAGTGAGCGATCAAGAGCGCAGTCACGGTGAGCGCGAGGTACTGGAGTTCCCTGGCAAGGGCCAGGTGATCTGCCCCGGCACTGCGCCCGGCCAGAAGCATAAAGTATTCTCGTATAACGTCGTCTTTGAACCAGCGGCTTCTCAG gaaGATGTCCTGGAATATTCGGGAGTGAAGCGACTGCTAGAGATGGCTGTGGAGGGGTTCTCCTGTACGGCATTCTGCTACGGGCAGACAGGAAGCGGGAAAACACACACACTCACAGGACCGCCGGGACtg GTAGAGAGAGGAGCCAGTCCGTTCTCTCCAGATCACGGACTAGTTGTGCGGTCCTTTGTCTACCTTTTCCAACTAATACGTGACCGACCTGACTGTCATTTTGTATTGAAGGCATCCTTTTTAGAAATCTACAATGAAAAG GTTATAGATCTCCTAAACCCTGGCACTGCTAAGAAACCACTGCAAGTGCGTTGGTCGAAAGAAAGTCGTAGCTTTTACGTCGAAAATCTTTTTACCGTCGACTGCGAGGAGTTGGATGACTTATTTGCTGTTCTGGAAGAAG GTACTCGTAACCGCGCTGTGGGTTCTCACTCGATGAACGCGCACTCGTCCCGCTCGCACACAGTACTGAGCGTGCGCGTGCGGCGCGACGTTCGCAGCGAGCGTGACGTCACGTGCTCCACTCACGGCAAGATCAACTTCGTGGACCTCGCCGGTAGCGAGATGACAAAGCGCACACACAGCACCGGCAAGACATTGGAGGAagctaataatattaacagaaGTCTTATGGTACTAG GATATTGTATAGCACAGTTAAGTGACGGTAGAAAGAAAGGTCACATACCATACCGGGACAGTAAGCTGACAAAACTCCTCGCTGATAGTCTGGCGGGGAACGGGGTTACGTTAATG ATAGCGTGCATTGCGCCAACGAGAGCCAACCTCAGCGAGTCTGTCAACACACTGCGCTACGCCGCCAGAGCTAAGAAAATCAAATCCAAGCCCATAGTTAAAATT GACGCAAGAGACGCGCTAATTCTGAGCCTAAAAAGAGAAGTTGAGCTCCTACAGGCTGAGAATCAACATCTGCGGACAGCTCTGCACGTACACATCGATTACAATGTGGATCCCTTAG ACGAGAGAGACATGACACCTCGCATCGAGAGCAACCAGCTGCACCAACTGGGCCAGTCCGAGCTGGTGCGGTTGGTGCAGCTGCACATGGCGGAGAGCGCTGCGCTGCGCCGCGAGAACCGCGACCTGTTCGCTGCTCGCGACCTTCTGCTGCGCGATCACGAGCTCGTCACCAGAGAGAACGAACGTCTGCTCAAGAAGCTCGAAGATGTCAACTC CGTTTGCATTCGGTCCCCCATCATACCGGCCCGGCCTACTTATTCTGAAACCAGTACTAAAGAACCTGATGTTTGGACAAACCCCTCCGTTTCATCGGCAAACAGTAATAAAGGCAGagacaaatttaaaacttaa